ATTTAACGCAGATTGAGCTGTCCAACTGTGGAAGTGCTCGGTCAAACGATAAGTCGTTGCCACATACGGGAAGTCTTTGTTTGAGCCGATAAATTCGCGGTCTTCTTTATAGATACGAATTGTCGGATCAGAGACTACTTTTGGATGCAGTGGGTTAGTATCAATTGGGCTTTCAATTGGTTCATAGTGCTCCGGTAGTGGACCGCTTCCAATTTTATCTACTGCAAATAAACGGCCTACACCTTCTGCAGACATAATGAATGGACCCGCATCAGAACCTGGTGGCTGTGTACCATAGTCAGCCACATCATGCCAGTTCCAGTTTTTACCGTTCCATTTGATTAATTGACGGTTCTTATCCCAAGGATTACCGTTAATATCTAGTGAAGCGCGGCTATAAAGGACGCGGCGGTTTGCTGGCCATGCGAAGCCCCAACCTAATGTACAACCTAAACCTGAAGGGTCAGAATTGTCACGGTTTGCCATTTGGTTACCTTTTTCAGTCCATTGACCTACGTAGATCCAGTTACCAGCAGAGGTGGTACCGTCATCACGTAAATGAGCGAATCCGTTAAGTAATTGACCTTTCTTATAAACCACATTACCGTTAGCATCTAAAAGATCTTCAAGGGCATAACCATTTAATTCTTTTGCTAACTCTGCGGAGCTTGGTGCATGCGGTTGTGCATAGTTCCAAGTCATCGCTTCGAAAGATTCTAAACCTTTTGGTTGAATACCTTTTTTCAAGTCTTCTTGATAGAGATGATGCATCTCTTCACGAATCATAGAAAGAATTTCAACATCTGGTAGTGCTTCACCTGGTTGGTCACAGCCTTTCCAGTGCCATTGTGCCCAACGACCAGAGTTGGCAATAGAGCCATCTTCTTCTGCGAAACAAGTAGTTGGTAAACGGAATACTTCAGTTTGAATATCAGCTGGATTTACATCGTTTGATTCACCAAAGTTTTTCCAGAATTCAGAAGATTCAGTTTGAAGTGGATCCATTACGATTAAGAATTTCAATTTGCTCATACCTGCAACAGTTTTGTTTTTGTTCGGTAATGAGTTTAATACGTTGAAACCTTGTAAAATCCAACCGTTCAATTTGCCATCATTCATTAACTTAACATGAGTGATAGGATCGTATAAACGATCTGCTTTTGGTAAGAAATCGAAGCCCCAACCATTTTCTTTGGTTGCTTTATCACCATAGAACGTTTTCATCAAACTGACGAAGAATTTCGACGTATTACGATAGTAGTTTACTTGGTTCGGTACGATATCTTTTGGCGTAATTGCGTTGATATACTGCTCATAAGAGGTATCTTTATCATTTGGTAGACGCATATAACCTGGTAAAGACATCGGCAATAAGCCCATATCTGTTGTACCTTGAACGTTTGAGTGTCCACGCAATGCATTAATACCACCGCCTGGCATACCCATATTACCTAAGAGTAATTGGATCATTGCCATTGAGCGAATGTTTTGTGTACCAATTGTATGCTCAGTCAAGCCTAACGCATATAAGTGCGTCATAGTTTTATTTGGAGCAGAGGTTTTACCAATCTCTTCACAGATTTGTAAGAAGGTTTTTTGTTTGACACCTGTGATACGCTCAACCATTTCTGGGGTATAGCGAGAGACGTGATCTTTCAAGATATTAATCACACAACGTGGATCTTGTAAGGTCATATCACGTTTAGCAAAACCATTTTCATCAAATTGGTAATTCCATTTTGATTTATCGTAAGCATGTTTTTCTTCATCAAAACCTACAAATAAACCATCTTCAAATTTGAAGCCTTCATCAATTAAGAATGAAGCATTGGTATAGTGTTTAACGTATTCGTGTTGGATTTGATTGGTTTCCAATAGGTAACGGATCACACCCATTAAGAATGCGATATCAGTACCAGAACGAATTGGCGCATGAAGGTCAGCTACAGACGCTGTACGGTTAAAGCGAGGATCAACTACGATGATTTTTGCACCGTTTTTCTTCGCTTCGATCGCCCAACGGAAGCCAACAGGGTGAGCTTCAGCAGGGTTACCGCCTTGAACGATAATAAGATTGGCGTTTTTGATGTCAACCCAGTTGTTTGTCATGGCACCGCGACCAAATGATGGAGCAAGACTTGCTACCGTTGGTCCGTGTCAAGTATTCGCTTGGTTACACATCGGCACTATGCCCATCATTCGAACCCATTTTTGGGTAAGAAGTGCGGCCTCATTACTCATAGCAGAGGCGGTCATAATACCTGTAGTTGTCCAACGGTTAACAGTTTTGCCACTTGCATCTTTTTCAACAAAGTTGGCATCACGGTCATCTTTTAGTAAGCGAGAAATGCGTTTGATTGCATCTTTCCAAGAAATACGTTCCCACTTGTCAGAACCTGGTGCACGATATTCAGGATATAGTACGCGACTTTTACTATTAACATAGTCTAACGCACCTGCACCTTTCGGACACAACGCACCACGGCTTACCGGATGGTCTGGGTCACCTTCAAGGTGGAATAATTTAGAACGGGTATTGGTACCTGTGTGGCTGCTTAAGGAATCGTAAGGTTTACCTGTGCTATATAGCAACATACCACAGCTTACAGAACAATATGTACAGGTGTTACGGGATTCAAATGCCCGTAATAATTTGTACTCACGTGGCGCTGCTAAAACAGATGATGGTGCAAAGCCCAACATTGCCGCAGACGTCCCCGCCATACCACCTGCACAGATCTTAAAGAACTTACGTCTAGAGACCTGCATAATCACTCCTTCATAACGGCGAACCGTTAAGATATTTCGATAGTATAAATTCGTATAGATAATTTATTTGATTTCGTTAAAATAACGTATCAACCATTAAATCGGCTATAACAATGACCAATTTAAACAGGGATAATTTTAACTATTTTTTAACCTGAAATCTATAATCAAAACTTGTTATAATCGTTTCAAAACTTGAGCTAGATCACAAAATAAACATTTTTTGTTAAAAAAAAGTAACATTTTTACAAGAGTCATTTTATTGGGAAAAAATAATGCACTGGATAATCCAAAAAACAATCAATTTTTTTAAAAAAACACCTGAAAATCCGACCGCACTTTTCATTGAAAAACAAGATAGTCTGGCTGCGGAAGTCCCTGTTTCTCTTGTCTATAATGGTATTGCGCATACCGTCATGATGTGTTCTCCACAAGATTTAGAGGATTTTGCTTTAGGCTTTTCATTGGCAGAAGGTATTATTGAGAAAAAAGCGGATATTTATGGCATTGATGTGGTGGAAGTATGCAATGGCATCGAAGTGCAAATTGAATTATCTAGCCGCCAATTTGTGGCATTAAAAGATCATCGCCGAACATTAACAGGCAGAACAGGATGTGGCATTTGCGGCACAGAACAAATCTCACAAGTTTATAAAAAATTGCCAAAATTAGACCGCACTTCCCAATTTAATTTAAATTTATTAGATGGTTGCTTAGAACAATTACAAGCCAATCAAGAACTCGGGAAAGAAACAGGGGCTACACATGCAGCGGCCTTTTTTGATTTATCCGGCAATTTACTGGCGATTCGAGAGGATGTAGGGCGGCATGTCGCGCTAGATAAATTAATCGGCTGGCATGCTAAACAGAATCAACCGCAAGGATTCGTACTTGTTTCAAGCCGAGCTAGTTATGAAATGGTTCAAAAATCGGTCGCTTGTGGCATCGAGTTACTTGTTGCGATTTCTGCTGCAACAGATCTTGCTGTCAATATGGCCGAACAACACAATCTTTCCCTTATCGGCTTTGCTCGTCCTGGAAAAGCGAATATCTATGCAGGAAAAGAGCGGTTGGTTTTAGCTTAGTTGTTATAAGGAATTATAATCCTTTGATGATGTTCTCAGAAGCTTTAACTGTAAAATTGGAATAATATGACAACAAATAAAATAAATATTGCACTTTGTGCCGATAAAAATTATCTAGAACCACTTGAAACCTTATTAAAATCTATTTGCTACCATAACTCTCAGGTGCATATCTATATTATTCATACAGATATTCCGGAAGATTGGTTTATTAAACAAGCTCAAAATCTCGCGAAGTTTAATAATCAACTTTCATCTATTTGGTTAAGTGAGGCTAATCCGGCTATTCAGCGTTTAAACCAAAAAATAATGCCTAATTCATTCGCTATTAATGAAATCATAAAAAAACTGCCTAATAAATTAAAACATGTTAATGAACTCACTTATGCTCGATTCTTCATTCCAGAATTAATTCAAGAAGATCGGGTACTTTATTTGGATAGCGATATCATTGTAAATTCATCATTATCAAATTTATTTCATGCTGATATGAAAGGCTGCCCGATTGCGGCTATTGATGACTATAATTTATCAAATGAAAATACACCTCACTGGTATGTTTTAAACACGCCTAAAGAACTAGAATCATGTATTTCTTACCAAGGTGGAGAAAATTTCAAACCTTATTTTAATGCAGGTGTAATATTATGGGATTTAGTGAAATGTCGAGCAGAAAATATGACGAGTAAACTGTTAGTTACAGCATTATATTATTCAGATGTACTCTATGCAGATCAAGATATTTTGAACTTTGTTCTATTTAATCGCTGGCTAAGAATTGATGTTCGCTATAATGTTCAAGCTCACTATAACTTCACATTTTTACCATTCGTAACTAAATCTCCATGGATTATTCACTATATAACAGATAGAAAGCCTTGGATACCTGAATATAAAGATGAAACAATTTTCCATCCAGTGTACCACCATTATAAGAATTTAACTTGGCAAAGTATTCAAGAGTATTGTTCATCTAAGAATTAATAAAAACAAGTGCGGCCAAAAACATTCTTATTTTTGACCGCACTTTTTTTATTCTGTTTATTCTTTTGGTGATTTACCCTCTAAGAGTACTTCAGAAACCCAACGTTGGGTAAGGCGTTTGCCTTCTTGATCTGTACCGAATTTCATAAAATCAATATCCACCAGTTTTAATTTGCTAGCCGGTAAGAAACCAGGCGCTGGTTCAGCATGAATATTGGTTGGAAGTTGATAAGAATCAGATTCTCTCCACGGAATTTCTTGGGCTTCTTTGCTTAGCACGAAATCCATAAACAGTTTGGCATTATCAAGGTTTCTAGATCCTTTAATGATGCTTGCTCCGCCTAAAGAATAGCCCACGCCTTCGCATGGTAAAATGCCTTCAACTGGTGCACCATTTTTCTTCTCACGCGGATAAACCAACATAAAACCTAAATCAATCGCTACGGTACCATTAGCCAAATAGTTGCTTGCAAGACCTGTTTTGGTATGTTGCATGAGATTGGGTTCTAGTTTTTTCAGATAGTCGAAGGCTTTTTCTTCTCCCCATAATGTGGAAAACGTACTGATAAGCGAGTAGCCAGTACCAGAAACACGAGGGTCAGGGTATTGAATGTATCCTTTATATTCTGGTTTTATTAGATCTGCATAACATTTTGGCGCAGGAATATTCAATTCTTTTAATTTTTTAGTATTTACCCCAATGCCAAGTTCCATTAAGTAAATCACAGAGGTGAAATTGCCGCGTTGATCCATTAAAGATTTAAACTGCGGCATGATATCTTTTTGTAATGGGGAACGGTAGGATTCAAGCAAGCCTAATTCTGCGGCTTGAAGATGCGGTTCAATGGTGCCGCCAAACCAGAAATCAGCTTGAGGGTTTTCTTTTTCAGCTTTAATTTTGCCTAATACGACGCCTGTACTATTACGTACAAATTGTGCATCTACATTGTATTTTTTACTAAAGGCTTGCGTGACTTTTTCACATACGACATTTTGTACACTGCAATACACGGTGAGTTTGCCTTCAGCCTGTGCGTGAGAGGTGTACGCGAGGGCGGTTAGGGCTGAAAGTGCGGTTAATTTTAACGTGGTTTTTATTGACATTATGTCTCCTTTTTCTTCGTCAATATTTAGTAATTATTTGATATTGCTAATATAAGCGGGCAGAGGAAATTTGTAAATATTGGGATTGTTTAAACGTATAATTCCCACTATAATCCCCTGTAAATTTAACCAGATTAAAATAAGAGCAATGGATATTTCAGAATTACTTGATGGCTTGAATGATAAACAACGTGAAGCAGTGGCAGCACCGCTTGGCAATTACCTTGTGCTCGCGGGGGCTGGAAGTGGTAAAACTCGCGTACTGACTCACCGTATTGCTTGGTTGATTGCTGTAGAAAATATTTCTGAAGGCAGCATCATGGCGGTAACCTTCACCAATAAAGCCGCTGCTGAAATGCGTCATCGTATTCAAGATACCTTATCTAAACATGCTCAATCGAATCTATTTGGTATGTGGATTGGCACATTCCATAGCATTGCCCATCGATTATTACGTGCTCACCATTTAGATGTGAACTTGCCACAAGATTTCCAAATTTTGGATTCTGAAGACCAACTTCGTTTAGTAAAACGCTTGATGAAATTGCACAATTATGACGATAAAGCGTTTCCACCTAAACAAGCGTGCTGGTATATCAATAATAAAAAAGATGAAGGTTTAAGACCGCAAGATATTGATGATTTCGGTGATCGTCAGGAAAAAGAGTGGATTAAGATTTATCAAATTTATCAAGATACTTGTGATCGTGCGGGCTTGGTGGATTTTGCGGAATTGTTAATTCGTGCGTATGAATTATTTGCTAAAAAGCCGGTGATTTTGCAGCGCTATCAGCAACGTTTTCAGCATATTTTGGTGGACGAGTTTCAAGATACCAATAAAATTCAATATGTCTGGATCAAAATTCTTGCCGGCAATACGGGCAAAGTGATGATTGTGGGCGATGATGACCAATCCATTTATGGATGGCGTGGTGCACAAGTCGAAAATATTCAAAAATTCTTAAAAGATTTCAACGCTGAAACTATCCGTTTGGAGCAAAACTATCGTTCTACCGGCAATATTTTGAAAAGTGCCAACCAACTTATTTCGAATAATAGTGATCGTCTCGGTAAGAATTTATGGACCGACGGTGAAATGGGTGAGCCAGTAGGTATTTATGCCGCATTTAATGAATTAGATGAGGCAAAATTTGTGGCTTCTCAGATTCAAAACTGGGTAGATGACGGCGGAAAATTAGATGATTGTGCCGTTTTATATCGTAGTAATAGCCAATCTCGTGTTATTGAAGAAGCGTTGATTCGTTGCCAAATTCCATACCGGATTTATGGTGGGATGCGATTCTTCGAACGCCAAGAAATTAAAGATGCGTTGGCGTATTTACGCTTAATTAATAATCGTCAAGATGATGCGGCATTTGAACGTGTAATTAATACGCCTACACGTGGCATTGGTGATCGTACTTTAGATGTGTTACGAAATTTAACCCGTGAGCGTCAAATTACTTTATGGCAAGCTGTTCAAGTAGCCATACAAGAAAATATGCTAACAGGGCGAGCTTCAACCGCATTGTTGCGCTTCCAAGAGTTGATTAATTCTTTACAGGTGGATACAGCCGAGATGCCATTGTTTGCACAGACCGATTTCGTGATTAAACATTCCGGCTTATACGATATGTATAAACAGGAAAAAGGCGAAAAGGGTGAAGTCCGTATTGAAAACTTAGAAGAACTGGTGACGGCAACCCGAGAATTTATCAAACCTAATGAAGCAGAAGACATGACCGATCTTACCGCCTTTTTAACTCATGCTTCTTTAGAAGCGGGAGAAGAGCAGGCATCCCCTCATCAATCTTGTGTAGAAATGATGACCTTACACTCAGCAAAAGGTTTGGAATTCCCACGCGTGTTTATGGTGGGAGTAGAAGAGGGCATATTCCCAAGTTTCCGTTCATTTGAAGAACCAGGTCGTTTAGAAGAAGAACGCCGTCTTGCTTATGTGGGCATTACACGTGCTAAGCAAAAACTGACGATTTGTTATGCAGAAAGTCGTCGTGTTTATACAAAAGAAGAACGTCATTTGCCTTCACGTTTTATTACCGAATTGCCATCAGAATGTATTCAGGAAATCCGTTTGCGCGGAACAGTGACTCGAGCATTAAACCAAGCGAAAGTAGGGAGTTTAAGCACGAGTTTGCCTGAAAATGAATGGAAAATGGGACAAAAAGTGAAACATGAAAAGTTTGGTTTTGGCACAGTGATAAACGTTGAAGGCTCAGATAATAACACCCGTTTACAAATCGCTTTCCAAGCTCAAGGCATTAAGTGGTTGATTGCGCATTTGGCAAAATTAGAAAAAGTGCGGTAGAATCGGGAGGATTTTATTGCAGCGGGCATGAATATTGATGTTTGTGCTCAAGGTGCCAAGTGCGAAAGCATTCGAAGAAATGACCGCACTTTTATCATGTGGGAAGTAGATGTTTAAATTTATTTTAAAACGTATTTTAATGGTGATTCCTACCTTTATCGCCATTACTTTTGTGACTTTTGCGCTCATTCATTTTATTCCAGGCGATCCTGTGGAGATTATGATGGGAGAGCGAGGTTTAACACCCGAAGTTCATCAACAAATGATGAAGCAACTTGGTCTCGATTTACCGTTGTATCAGCAATATTTCAATTATATTGGTAATGTAATACAAGGCGATTTTGGTGAATCATTCCGTACTCGACAACCTGTTCTGACTGAGTTTTTTACACTTTTTCCAGCCACGTTTGAATTAGCTTTCTTTGCACTATTTTGGTCGTTAATTGCAGGTATTTCGCTCGGAACGATTGCGGCCGTCAAGAAAGATAGTTGGATTTCTCATACCGTGACAGCCATGTCCTTAACGGGTTATTCCATGCCAATTTTCTGGTGGGGATTAATTTTGATCTTATATGTTTCGCCTTGGTTTGGTTTGCCACAAGGAGGACGTTTAGAAGACAGTTTCTGGATCGACACACCAACCGGTTTTATGTTAATCGATACTTGGCTTTCTGGTGTACCAGGTGCTTTTGAAAATGCAGTTAAGTCATTGATTCTCCCTGCTGTTGTGCTAGGTACCATTCCACTTGCGGTGATTACCCGAATGACTCGCTCCTCAATGTTGGAAGTATTAGGGGAAGATTATATTCGTACGGCAAAAGCTAAAGGCTTAAGCTATACCCGAATTGTAATTTTTCATGCACTACGCAATGCGCTTATCCCTGTTGTGACAGTCGTGGGTTTGATTGTCGGGCAGTTATTATCTGGTGCCGTTTTAACCGAAACGATTTTCTCATGGCCGGGTATTGGTAAATGGATTATTGATGCGATTTCCAATCGTGATTATCCTGTCTTACAAGGCGCCGTGTTGATTATTGCTACAATTATTATTGTGGTGAATTTAACGATCGATTTACTTTATGGCGTGGTAAACCCACGTATTCGCCATCAATAAGGAGCCTTATTAATGACGGAACAAACTTTACCTATTGAAACCTTCGCACCTCGCACACCGCTGCAGGAGTTTTGGTTTTATTTCAAACAAAATAAAGGGGCAGTGATTGGGCTCGCTTTTATCCTTGCAGTGGCATTAATCAGTATTTTTGCACCTTGGATTGCACCTTTTGATCCTATCGAACAAAATCGTTCGGCTTTATTGTTACCGCCAGCTTGGTATGAAGGCGGTAATTCTGCTTATTTACTGGGTACAGATGACATTGGGCGAGATATTCTTTCTCGTATTATTTATGGTACGCGCATTTCTGTTTTTGCGGGTTTCATTATTGTGATTTTATCTTGCATTTTAGGGACGAGTCTTGGCTTGCTCGCAGGCTATTATGGTGGACCATTAGATACATTAATTGTTCGTTTTATTGACATCATGTTGGCTATCCCAAACTTGCTTTTAACCATTGTGGTGGTATCAATTTTAGAGCCCTCTTTAACCAATGCGACGTTGGCGATTGCCGTGGTTTCGATTCCAAGTTATGTGCGCTTAACACGTGCAGCGGTATTAAATGAGAAAAACAGAGATTATGTCACCTCTTCGCGTGTAGCGGGAGCAAGCGTATTACGCTTGATGTTTATTGTCATTTTACCGAATTGTCTTGCACCGCTTATCGTACAAATGACAATGGGCATTTCTAATGCCATTTTAGAATTAGCGACCTTAGGTTTCTTAGGTATCGGTGCAAAACCACCAACGCCAGAATTGGGGACCATGTTATCTGAATCACGTAGCTTTATGCAGGCGGCCAACTGGTTGGTTACGATTCCAGGTTTAGTGATTTTATCGCTTGTTTTAGCATTTAACTTAATGGGCGACGGGTTGCGTGATGCGCTCGATCCAAAATTAAAACAATAGAGGGGCAGAATGGTATTATTAGATGTAAAAGAACTTTCTGTTCACTTTGGTGATGAAAAAACACCTTTTAAAGCGGTCGATCGCATTAGCTACCAAGTTAATCAAGGTGAAGTCTTAGGCATTGTTGGCGAGTCTGGCTCGGGGAAATCCGTGAGTTCCCTTGCCGTGATGGGCTTAATTGATTTTCCAGGGCGTGTATCAGCGAAAGGCTTATCGTTTGAAGGAAAAGATCTTTTAAGTTTAGCACCAAAAGAAAAGCAAGAATTGATTGGCGCAGATATTGCCATGATCTTCCAAGATCCGATGACAAGCTTAAATCCTGCTTATACGGTGGGTTTCCAAATTATGGAAGCCATTAAAGCGCATCAAGGCGGTAGTAAAAAAGAACGCCGTGAGCGCACCTTAGAGCTATTACGCTTAGTCGGTATTCCTGATCCTGAATCACGTATTGATGTTTATCCGCACCAGCTTTCTGGCGGGATGAGCCAACGCGTTATGATTGCTATGGCGATAGCTTGTAAACCGAGATTGCTGATTGCAGATGAACCAACCACCGCACTGGATGTGACTATTCAAGCACAAATTGTAGATTTGTTGCTTGAGTTACAGCAAAAAGAATGTATGTCGTTAATTCTGATCACGCACGATCTTGCGCTAGTCGCAGAAGCGGCACATCGCATTATTGTGATGTATGCAGGACAAGTAGTAGAAGAAGGGCGAGCAGAAGATATTTTCCGTGAACCAAAACATCCTTACACTCAAGCGTTATTACGTTCTTTACCTGAATTTGCCGAA
This portion of the Haemophilus parainfluenzae T3T1 genome encodes:
- the fdnG gene encoding formate dehydrogenase-N subunit alpha, with amino-acid sequence MQVSRRKFFKICAGGMAGTSAAMLGFAPSSVLAAPREYKLLRAFESRNTCTYCSVSCGMLLYSTGKPYDSLSSHTGTNTRSKLFHLEGDPDHPVSRGALCPKGAGALDYVNSKSRVLYPEYRAPGSDKWERISWKDAIKRISRLLKDDRDANFVEKDASGKTVNRWTTTGIMTASAMSNEAALLTQKWVRMMGIVPMCNQANTUHGPTVASLAPSFGRGAMTNNWVDIKNANLIIVQGGNPAEAHPVGFRWAIEAKKNGAKIIVVDPRFNRTASVADLHAPIRSGTDIAFLMGVIRYLLETNQIQHEYVKHYTNASFLIDEGFKFEDGLFVGFDEEKHAYDKSKWNYQFDENGFAKRDMTLQDPRCVINILKDHVSRYTPEMVERITGVKQKTFLQICEEIGKTSAPNKTMTHLYALGLTEHTIGTQNIRSMAMIQLLLGNMGMPGGGINALRGHSNVQGTTDMGLLPMSLPGYMRLPNDKDTSYEQYINAITPKDIVPNQVNYYRNTSKFFVSLMKTFYGDKATKENGWGFDFLPKADRLYDPITHVKLMNDGKLNGWILQGFNVLNSLPNKNKTVAGMSKLKFLIVMDPLQTESSEFWKNFGESNDVNPADIQTEVFRLPTTCFAEEDGSIANSGRWAQWHWKGCDQPGEALPDVEILSMIREEMHHLYQEDLKKGIQPKGLESFEAMTWNYAQPHAPSSAELAKELNGYALEDLLDANGNVVYKKGQLLNGFAHLRDDGTTSAGNWIYVGQWTEKGNQMANRDNSDPSGLGCTLGWGFAWPANRRVLYSRASLDINGNPWDKNRQLIKWNGKNWNWHDVADYGTQPPGSDAGPFIMSAEGVGRLFAVDKIGSGPLPEHYEPIESPIDTNPLHPKVVSDPTIRIYKEDREFIGSNKDFPYVATTYRLTEHFHSWTAQSALNIIAQPQQFVEIGEKLAAEKGIQKGDMVKITSRRGYIKAVAVVTKRLKDLEIDGRTVHHIGIPIHWGMKALNGKGNRGFSTNTLTPSWGESVTQTPEYKTFLVNIEKAEA
- the fdhD gene encoding formate dehydrogenase accessory sulfurtransferase FdhD; protein product: MHWIIQKTINFFKKTPENPTALFIEKQDSLAAEVPVSLVYNGIAHTVMMCSPQDLEDFALGFSLAEGIIEKKADIYGIDVVEVCNGIEVQIELSSRQFVALKDHRRTLTGRTGCGICGTEQISQVYKKLPKLDRTSQFNLNLLDGCLEQLQANQELGKETGATHAAAFFDLSGNLLAIREDVGRHVALDKLIGWHAKQNQPQGFVLVSSRASYEMVQKSVACGIELLVAISAATDLAVNMAEQHNLSLIGFARPGKANIYAGKERLVLA
- a CDS encoding glycosyltransferase family 8 protein, translated to MTTNKINIALCADKNYLEPLETLLKSICYHNSQVHIYIIHTDIPEDWFIKQAQNLAKFNNQLSSIWLSEANPAIQRLNQKIMPNSFAINEIIKKLPNKLKHVNELTYARFFIPELIQEDRVLYLDSDIIVNSSLSNLFHADMKGCPIAAIDDYNLSNENTPHWYVLNTPKELESCISYQGGENFKPYFNAGVILWDLVKCRAENMTSKLLVTALYYSDVLYADQDILNFVLFNRWLRIDVRYNVQAHYNFTFLPFVTKSPWIIHYITDRKPWIPEYKDETIFHPVYHHYKNLTWQSIQEYCSSKN
- a CDS encoding ABC transporter substrate-binding protein, producing MSIKTTLKLTALSALTALAYTSHAQAEGKLTVYCSVQNVVCEKVTQAFSKKYNVDAQFVRNSTGVVLGKIKAEKENPQADFWFGGTIEPHLQAAELGLLESYRSPLQKDIMPQFKSLMDQRGNFTSVIYLMELGIGVNTKKLKELNIPAPKCYADLIKPEYKGYIQYPDPRVSGTGYSLISTFSTLWGEEKAFDYLKKLEPNLMQHTKTGLASNYLANGTVAIDLGFMLVYPREKKNGAPVEGILPCEGVGYSLGGASIIKGSRNLDNAKLFMDFVLSKEAQEIPWRESDSYQLPTNIHAEPAPGFLPASKLKLVDIDFMKFGTDQEGKRLTQRWVSEVLLEGKSPKE
- the uvrD gene encoding DNA helicase II gives rise to the protein MDISELLDGLNDKQREAVAAPLGNYLVLAGAGSGKTRVLTHRIAWLIAVENISEGSIMAVTFTNKAAAEMRHRIQDTLSKHAQSNLFGMWIGTFHSIAHRLLRAHHLDVNLPQDFQILDSEDQLRLVKRLMKLHNYDDKAFPPKQACWYINNKKDEGLRPQDIDDFGDRQEKEWIKIYQIYQDTCDRAGLVDFAELLIRAYELFAKKPVILQRYQQRFQHILVDEFQDTNKIQYVWIKILAGNTGKVMIVGDDDQSIYGWRGAQVENIQKFLKDFNAETIRLEQNYRSTGNILKSANQLISNNSDRLGKNLWTDGEMGEPVGIYAAFNELDEAKFVASQIQNWVDDGGKLDDCAVLYRSNSQSRVIEEALIRCQIPYRIYGGMRFFERQEIKDALAYLRLINNRQDDAAFERVINTPTRGIGDRTLDVLRNLTRERQITLWQAVQVAIQENMLTGRASTALLRFQELINSLQVDTAEMPLFAQTDFVIKHSGLYDMYKQEKGEKGEVRIENLEELVTATREFIKPNEAEDMTDLTAFLTHASLEAGEEQASPHQSCVEMMTLHSAKGLEFPRVFMVGVEEGIFPSFRSFEEPGRLEEERRLAYVGITRAKQKLTICYAESRRVYTKEERHLPSRFITELPSECIQEIRLRGTVTRALNQAKVGSLSTSLPENEWKMGQKVKHEKFGFGTVINVEGSDNNTRLQIAFQAQGIKWLIAHLAKLEKVR
- a CDS encoding ABC transporter permease subunit; its protein translation is MFKFILKRILMVIPTFIAITFVTFALIHFIPGDPVEIMMGERGLTPEVHQQMMKQLGLDLPLYQQYFNYIGNVIQGDFGESFRTRQPVLTEFFTLFPATFELAFFALFWSLIAGISLGTIAAVKKDSWISHTVTAMSLTGYSMPIFWWGLILILYVSPWFGLPQGGRLEDSFWIDTPTGFMLIDTWLSGVPGAFENAVKSLILPAVVLGTIPLAVITRMTRSSMLEVLGEDYIRTAKAKGLSYTRIVIFHALRNALIPVVTVVGLIVGQLLSGAVLTETIFSWPGIGKWIIDAISNRDYPVLQGAVLIIATIIIVVNLTIDLLYGVVNPRIRHQ
- a CDS encoding ABC transporter permease subunit, with protein sequence MTEQTLPIETFAPRTPLQEFWFYFKQNKGAVIGLAFILAVALISIFAPWIAPFDPIEQNRSALLLPPAWYEGGNSAYLLGTDDIGRDILSRIIYGTRISVFAGFIIVILSCILGTSLGLLAGYYGGPLDTLIVRFIDIMLAIPNLLLTIVVVSILEPSLTNATLAIAVVSIPSYVRLTRAAVLNEKNRDYVTSSRVAGASVLRLMFIVILPNCLAPLIVQMTMGISNAILELATLGFLGIGAKPPTPELGTMLSESRSFMQAANWLVTIPGLVILSLVLAFNLMGDGLRDALDPKLKQ
- the dppD gene encoding dipeptide ABC transporter ATP-binding protein yields the protein MVLLDVKELSVHFGDEKTPFKAVDRISYQVNQGEVLGIVGESGSGKSVSSLAVMGLIDFPGRVSAKGLSFEGKDLLSLAPKEKQELIGADIAMIFQDPMTSLNPAYTVGFQIMEAIKAHQGGSKKERRERTLELLRLVGIPDPESRIDVYPHQLSGGMSQRVMIAMAIACKPRLLIADEPTTALDVTIQAQIVDLLLELQQKECMSLILITHDLALVAEAAHRIIVMYAGQVVEEGRAEDIFREPKHPYTQALLRSLPEFAEGKSRLQSLPGVVPGKYDRPQGCLLNPRCPYATDLCRTVEPELRHVRNRQVKCHTPLNAQGEPSNV